The bacterium DNA segment CGGCGTCGTATTGGCCGCTGACTTCGCGATAATCCTGCAATCGAAGTTCGACCGGTAAACCTTTACACAATTCCATTCCCAGCGCCACCTGTTCTTTTGAAACCGTTACGCCGGTAATCTGAGCGCCGTATTTTTCGGCGGCATATTTGGCAAAACTTCCCCAGCCGCAGCCCAATTCAAGTATACGCATGCCGCTGTGTATATTAATTTTTTTACAGACCAATTCCAGTTTGGCTTCCTGGGCTTCATCCAGGGTAGTTGCATTTTTCCAATAAGCGCACGTATAATTTAACCGGCGGTCAAGCATCGCTGTATACAGATCGTTGCCCAGGTCGTAATGACGCTCGCCAACTTCGAATACGCGGGAGGAATTTTGCATATTAAACAGCCTGCTTTGAAGAATGCGAAAAAGCACTTTCCAGTTACTTGCGACTCTTTCTTCAAGATTGGCCAGCATCATTTTATGGATGCACTCATCCAGAGCGTCACAATCCCACCAGCCGTCCATGTAAGACTCGCCAAAAGTCAGTTCAGGCGCATGCAGAATTCTTGCATACAGGCGAGGGTCATGTACCTGGATATCCCACGGGCGTGAACCGTTGACCTCAATACCGGCAAGAGTAAATAAATCACGCATGATACGTTCGGCCTGAGAGGAGGCTTTGGTTTCCATGCTAAAAAAGATTAAATGAGCTGTGATTTATAGAATGGTACGTCAAAAAAAATTATAATGAAAAGAAAAAATGTCGCGTTTTTACAATCGTTCAGAGCCGTCCGGTTTTATATTCAAACATACTTTGAATAAAGGAGAACATATATGGATGAACTTTTTGTCAATGCGGTTGTCACCATTCACGCACCGGTTTCTAAAGTCTGGGAGGCGCTGATTAATCCGGCCATAACCCGGCAATACATGTACGGCTGTGATGTGTTATGCGACTGGAAAATCGGAAACCCGGTACTTTGGAAAGGAATGGCCAACGGCAAAGAAATGATTTTTGTCAAAGGACACTTGCTCAAATTAGAACCGGAAAAACTACTGCAATTTACAGCCATCGATCCCAATTCCGATATCGAAGATATTCCGGCTAATTATTTGACCGTAACGTATGAATTGAAGCCTTCCGGAAATCAAACAACTTTGTATGTGTCTCAAGGCGATTATTCCAAAGTTGCTCAAGGTCAAAAGCGGTACGAAGAAAGTAAAAACGGCGGCTGGGATATGGTTTTGTCCAAAATCAAAGAAATTGTAGAACAACAAAATTAATCATCCGAACATTCTATTTTGCGAAGAACTTGACCGATTTCAAAAAATCGGGATATATCGGCGTATTCGATAACCATCCATTCATCCGATTGAAGCGTCGTTACGAAATCAAACCGGCCTGATGCATCACTCTCGAATTCTTCCCTAATAATAAAAAATGCGCCGTCTTCGACGGTTTTCCATACTCCGAATTGAATTCGAGCGCCCGCCATCGGTGTCTGATCTTTCTTTAAGACAAAACCTTTGAGACTGATCGACGCCGCTTTGGTAGTTACCGAAGCATTTTCAAATTTCAAAATCATCTTGTCCGTTCCATCGCTTTGATTCTCGATGCAATTCCAGTTTTCATGAGTGAGATAGTGGTTAGAAGAACAGCTCAATAATGCGCACATGCAGAATGCGGCAGCCAACGACTTCATTTTTTATTCCCGGTTATTTTTTTAACATATCCATTCTATCCGATAGAATCAATCTTGAATCTGCACGGCAAAATGATTATGTTGCGCTAACCTAACCCGGCTGCTTATGAATCCGTTACGTTTTTGGGAAATCATCCAGAAATATGCCGCAACAAAAGTTGCCGAAAGATTGAACCGCGACCTTGCGTCCTATCATTTGCGCACACGCAATAATATGGACAATCTGAAACGCGTGCTGCGTCCGGGCGACGTGATTTTGGTTGAAGGTAATAAATTAATCAGCCGTGTAGTCATGGCGGTGACGCACAGCACGTGGAGTCATTCGGCTCTGTATGTGGGCGACGGCAAAATCATTGATCCATTACCGTCAACAGGGACAGCGATAAGTAAAGTCGATGTACTGAACCATTTGAATATTCGTCTCTGCCGGCCCGTTGGATTGACGGACACACAATTAAAATGCGTATGCGATTTTACAGTCTCACATGTTGGACGAAAATACGATCATATTAATATTTCGAATATTTTATTTTCGTATTTCAAAAAACACCGCGATCATACGGAATTTCTGGGTGACATTTCGTCCTCGAATGAAGTATGTTCGGGACTGATCGCAGAAGCTTTCAACGAAGTTGGTTTTACCATCATCGATGGTATTAATTTTTCTCAGATTGTCCCTGGCGATTTTGATCTCAGTCCGCATTTTGAAATTATTAAATTCAATCTTATTCACATAGCCAAAGAAGGCGGTGAAATTGCCAAAGCCTGGCATGGCAGTTAGTAAGTTCATCAACCGCTTAATTCTTGTGCCTTAGTGTGCTCAAAATTTATGAAACGAATCGACATCAAAAGAAAAACACTGCCTAACGGACTTACACTGCTGATCAATGAAAACCCTTTCCTTCCGATTTGTACGATGATGGTGTGGTTTCGTGTCGGCGGGCGTAATGAAAAGCAGGGCTTGACGGGCATGTCCCATTATTTAGAACATTGTTACTCGATGGGAACGCATCGCTTCAAGCCGCGTGAAAATTCCTGGCTGATTCAGCGCGCCGGCGGAACTAAAAATGCTTTTACATCGCATGATTACACAGCGTATTATGCGAATGTGCCCGTAGATTTTCTTGAATCGTTAATGGATATCGAAGCGGACCGATTGATCAATCTTGCCTTGCCGGAACCAAACGTAATCTCCGAAAAAGAAGTCATTAAAGAAGAAAAACGTTTGCGGTATGATGATTCGCCTTTTGGAAAATTATTTGAAACGTTATACGATCTT contains these protein-coding regions:
- a CDS encoding insulinase family protein, whose translation is MKRIDIKRKTLPNGLTLLINENPFLPICTMMVWFRVGGRNEKQGLTGMSHYLEHCYSMGTHRFKPRENSWLIQRAGGTKNAFTSHDYTAYYANVPVDFLESLMDIEADRLINLALPEPNVISEKEVIKEEKRLRYDDSPFGKLFETLYDLSYENHPYKFPVIGTWDDLNTMTRDQMFDYYKHHYVPENIVLVIAGDVTFENALSLTEKYFGKIPKGNFLQPTILSENIQTMERRKIIQKESELPALAIAYRTVDVDH
- a CDS encoding SRPBCC domain-containing protein; translated protein: MDELFVNAVVTIHAPVSKVWEALINPAITRQYMYGCDVLCDWKIGNPVLWKGMANGKEMIFVKGHLLKLEPEKLLQFTAIDPNSDIEDIPANYLTVTYELKPSGNQTTLYVSQGDYSKVAQGQKRYEESKNGGWDMVLSKIKEIVEQQN
- the cfa gene encoding cyclopropane fatty acyl phospholipid synthase, with amino-acid sequence METKASSQAERIMRDLFTLAGIEVNGSRPWDIQVHDPRLYARILHAPELTFGESYMDGWWDCDALDECIHKMMLANLEERVASNWKVLFRILQSRLFNMQNSSRVFEVGERHYDLGNDLYTAMLDRRLNYTCAYWKNATTLDEAQEAKLELVCKKINIHSGMRILELGCGWGSFAKYAAEKYGAQITGVTVSKEQVALGMELCKGLPVELRLQDYREVSGQYDAVISIGIMEHVGYKNYRTYMEVASRCLKESGIAFIHTIGRNVSATRINAWMDKYIFPHSIIPTIGQIAKAMEGIFVIEDLHNFGPDYDRTLLAWYHNFEKAWPSLKTKYGERFFRMWRFYLLSCAGSFRSRTNQLWHFVMTKPGTPQPECRFS